Proteins encoded together in one Cryptococcus tetragattii IND107 chromosome 14, whole genome shotgun sequence window:
- a CDS encoding glutamate decarboxylase, with protein MALSQHVDADKLIEECKDHPIKRHLGHKAALYDIPYTSRYEVEDDVPRYSIPSKGVNARATYQLLHDELMLDGNPNMNLASFVHTWVPDECNRLIQENINKNLVDQDEYPAAQQIHERCISMISHLWHAPKEATAMGTATTGSSEAIMLGGLALKRRWQEKMKAAGKDIHNPGPNIIMGAEAQVALEKFARYFEVEPRLVPIKPESSYVMDPKDAIKYVDENTIGVFVILGSTYTGAFESVQDMAQELDRYEAETGISVPIHVDAASGGFVAPFAYPHYRWDFQIPRVHSINASGHKYGMSSVGVGWIIWRSIEYLPKDLIFELHYLGATDYSFNLNFSRPAHPILAQMFTFLNLGFDGYKRVIDKDLTVARLISRALEHSGYFTCLSQIHHPKALSETTSSAEHSNIVPAIANAASTVLHGKVPTVDDAEYYCEGLPVVSFMFTDEIKKKYPNVKQAWIQMQLRSIGWIVPNYPLAPNCENTEILRVVVRESLSGDLARKLVHDILQVTEDLLNDAGPSYSMSTATRHHEDIDHGKLEGIDAAHIKQRTTTYAKPC; from the exons ATGGCCCTCTCCCAACACGTCGACGCTGACAAGCTCATTGAAGAGTGCAAAGACCACCCTATCAAAAGGCATCTTGGTCATAA GGCTGCCCTTTATGATATTCCTTACACCTCCCGCTAcgaagtggaggatgatgtccCGAGATACAGCATACCCAGCAAAGGTGTCAACGCTCGAGCTACCTACCAGCTCTTGCACGATGAACTAATGCTTG ACGGAAACCCCAACATGAATTTGGCTTC ATTTGTTCACACTTGGGTGCCCGATGAATGTAACCGTCTTATCCAGGAGAACATCAACAAGAATTTGGTTGACCAGGACGAATACCCTGCCGCTCAACAGATCCACGAGCGATGTATC TCAATGATCTCCCACCTCTGGCATGCTCCCAAAGAAGCCACGGCCATGGGTACAGCTACCACTGGTTCCTCTGAAGCCATCATGCTTGGTGGTCTCGCTCTCAAGCGCCGATGGCaggagaaaatgaaggCTGCTGGGAAAGATATCCACAACCCGGGGCCAAATATCATCATGGGTGCGGAAGCTCAAGTAGCTTTGGAGAAGTTTGCTAGATACTTTGAGGTTGAGCCAAGGCTTGTGCCTATTAAGCCTGAG TCGAGTTATGTGATGGACCCTAAGGACGCCATCAAGTACGTCGATGAAAACACTATTGGTGTCTTTGT TATCTTGGGATCAACTTACACGGGCGCGTTTGAATCCGTACAAGACATGGCCCAAGAGCTCGACAGGTACGAGGCGGAGACGGGTATCAGTGTCCCTATCCACGTTGATGCCGCTTCCGGTGGTTTTGTTGC TCCGTTTGCATACCCTCATTACCGGTGGGACTTCCAGATCCCTCGAGTCCATAG TATCAATGCCTCTGGTCACAAGTACGGTATGAGCTCTGTGGGCGTCGGATGGATCATTTGGAGGTCTATTGAGTACCTCCCTAAAGACTTGATCTTTGAGCTCCACTATCTCGGTGCT ACCGACTATTCGTTTAACCTCAATTTTAGTAGACCGGCACACCCTATCCTTGCCCAGATGTTCACTT TCTTAAACCTCGGTTTCGATGGTTACAAGCGCGTCATAGACAAGGATCTCACCGTAGCTCGTCTAATCTCCCGAGCCCTCGAACACTCTGGCTATTTCACCTGTCTCTCCCAGATCCACCACCCCAAGGCTCTTAGCGAAACCACCAGCAGCGCCGAACATTCCAACATTGTCCCTGCCATCGCGAACGCCGCTAGTACCGTCTTGCATGGCAAGGTGCCTACAGTTGACGATGCCGAGTACTACTGCGAGGGTTTACCCGTTGTATCGTTCATGTTTACGGATGAAATTAAGAAGAAGTACCCTAACGTTAAGCAAGCTTGGATCCAGATGCAGCTGAGGTCTATCGGCTGGATCGTCCCAAA CTACCCTCTCGCTCCCAACTGCGAGAACACCGAGATCCTCCGAGTCGTCGTCCGAGAGTCCCTTTCTGGTGACTTGGCTAGGAAGCTCGTTCACGATATTCTTCAGGT GACTGAGGATCTCCTCAATGATGCTGGACCTTCATACTCCATGTCTACTGCTACCAGGCATCATGAGGATATTGACCATGGCAAGCTCGAGGGTATTGATGCTGCCCACATCAAA CAACGCACCACCACGTATGCTAAGCCTTGTTAG